DNA from Cataglyphis hispanica isolate Lineage 1 chromosome 6, ULB_Chis1_1.0, whole genome shotgun sequence:
CCGGGTTAGTACTTCTTGTTGGAGTTGGAATTGGACTAGCGACTTTCCTTTATTATGTGTTCAACGAAAATCGCGAGGAGGGACAGCATTCATATTCTAGAAATGGGAGACCACCAGAGGATCATTACGAAAATTGCTCTTGGTCGACACCGTCGCATAAAGAAAAGTATCCATCTTAATATGTACAAGCATATATCGTTACTCGTGCGCTATTATTATCTAGctttctcttaatatttactttctatttcgtgtatacatataattattttttgcttgtattgctttgaaataaattcataaatatgagaaaagaattattatttttttttatctattacgAGTATTGGTAAAAGATTATGACATTAGAACATGCGTGTTACGATACattcttctttaaaatatttatttctagcaCATTCAATAGAAGGAGCTCatcaaattctttaaaaagtaaaaacggGAGGGAACCTACAACGAGTAAAGATGATATAACCTATTGTTCAATCTGCCAATATGCATTAATTGATTcggatgtaataaaattgtatccttgtaaacataattttcacaAAGATTGTATGAATGAATTGAGAAGATATGATCCTGGGGTAAAATGCTCTAACACTGGTATAATGCTTTAGAATATACACAGAGGTTTATAGTTATGTTCTTTGTTACAGGCTTCTTGTCCTAATTGCAGAAGAGAGATCAAGCAAGCAATATAAGCTCGTCACAAACGTACAATCGGCTTATATAGCCATTgcgtgataaatattaattattacatggttattttatctttattataattatataatattattgaaaataacacatgaaatattacacatatatttatttttattacatatcttGATGATTTGATCAAGATACTTCCAAAATTCCaagattgtatattttacaagaaaaaaagtatatataagagttttctaaagattatataatcatgtatGTAAGTGACTCCTGgttgtaagatttttaatttataagcaaAGCAAGTCATCATCCGCCCAATTTTCGCCCAAAAAGCGAATAGATCTAAAGCTTTAGCTGATGCAAAAAGCCAAAGCTTCATTAGAAATCTATTGCTCTTACTCTTATCTCGTTCGATGAGCCGCTAAAGATTTATGATCtagttctttaaaaaaaaaatgcttatgGACAAATAATTAGTCCCGAGCAACttgtttaaatgtatataaccgGGAGTctctgatattttattcaggtttcttttcttattaatattattttacatttatacaaaaattgattatatattatttgtctgTTATATAAGGAACGAACAATTACAGGGTATGAACAAAAACTAGAACATTATTCTAACAGTGTCTTTCCAAAATGGAGTGTCAAATCAAAccgaaaagtttattattttcttcttgattaataattgaagCTCTTTTTTAAGGTAatgatttttcgataattatttgttgaagaagaaaatgataaagagattttaatatcaGGAATACGCTTAGAATAATGCtgcaatttttgtttacattctgtacataaatGCACAAATATATAGTCTACTATATAAgtaaaagatttgtaattgcAAGATCTGAATATTTTCTAACAAATAACTATTtgagtgtatttttttttctatttttgtcgcttttaatttaatagaacgaccttattgcattaaattaaaattcttaattatttctacttaGCTTGACACTTGATGatacaaatttcaattacGTTTATATAAGAATCAGTAAATCATGCAAATGATATTGCAGTAGTCGGCAGCATTTTATgtgtaagaaattaatttcatttatctttaataaaataatatatataatataaatatattgtacgaatatttaaaaatgttgtgtatgaataattaatataataatacacgctactctctctttcttttgttcCACTTTCCCTTTCGTTTTCCATAACTTAATTtggatctctctctttcgtaatATTTCTCAAGCATCGCGCGCGCATTCGGTTACAAATGTGTACATCTCCTGCGATACGAGGTGGTACACTGGCGACTGTTACGTTTGTCTAGTGAGCGGCGCGGAAAACGCGAGGTAGTCGTGCTTTAGTCAGTTATCCAGGAAGTGTTTCGATGCCGAAGAGAATTACCTTTCTCCCCGCGTTATCGCTTCTCTCCGTATAGCTACTAATCGCGAATCACAGAAATGCGAAAGTAAGTGAAGAAGAACACGTGATTATGAATCGCGTTTCTTGTATCAAAATGCATCGATCGAACGAACATGACTGGATTATTGTTTGTTATACTTATCTTGACACGTGCAGTCGCAGGATTTCGACTACCCGCGGCCAATGAAAAACGAAGTATGTATTTGATTGCTTGAAATGTGCATGTATCGATATAAACTTtgagtatatttaaaatttaagcaatattttgtctctctttttttatatatatatataaaaaataatatatttatttgataaatttttgtacatgtattaaaatgtatcttaATTGACTGAATAAATCgcgtgaattattaaaaattatataaatatcgatcttTGATCTATTAAGTTATTTACTTCTTATAATCATATAGTATCATTAATCGCacttgcaattatataaaaagaaaaaaaaatggcgttcattaaatttatgtgaaCAGcggaaaatgtaataataataataagtatttgtacaattataattcAGCCAGTTACAATAAAATCAGTATgagatgttaaatataatataaattgactaTATTGTGTGCAAAGATTGCACAACACGATAAAATATAGCACGAAATTATAAACCTTTCTTGCTCAGTTAAAAGCCattgtaataatgaaatatgtctgaaattttaaaaacgaatATGATAAACTTAATGTATAGAAAAGAGATGGTTATCTTATGCGAAACATTCACATTTGTTCCGCATACTCGAACAAACAGGTTGTACATTGTACAGAATTCAATATTGGTTGTCCCATTTCTGGACCGGTTCCACCATGGAAAGGAGCAAAATGAGTTAAAGCGAATTAAAACGGGTTgcacattaatttttgattttgctcgatatttttataaagatcgGCATCTCAAGAGCGCATATTAGAATGCTTAAtacactaaataatatttaattaaacagacTTGCTAATTATGTTTACGTTACCGTGATACATTTTAAGTAACTCATTAAAAGAATCTATGAAAGACTCCTCTATTTTCGTGAAACTGTCAATCATAGGCTGCCTGAGTCTGCGGTTAAAtgcgattttattatacatttattatacattgtgCATTTCATTCATGCGTAATCTTTTTGCTTCTTCTATCTTTGTGTAAGATGAGTTATACAAGAATACATCAACGAGACTGTTTAACTGCTCTTAGAGATTCGCATAATGGGGTTACGAGAATTTCGCGCTGACCTACGTGCCCGTTTCTCGCGATATAGTGAAAATGAGTATGTAGACGAACCGAGACTCAGAGGTGCACTCGATCTCCGACATACCTATATGTGTGTGGTACATGTATACTTGCTCCAAGCAGATGATAACTGTTGTGTGTATCAGACGTATTCggcaataattgataaatattcataaaagatattttaccaataatcgttattttaagatattttgcaaagtggaattctgaataatttatacatgaattttctgaccgatattatatattaaatatttttatccaataattaaagattttcttgTTTGATCTTTTAGTGAGAAGACTGATACGTGATTGGGCGCCTCTAGTATGGCTCGCACCAGGAGAACGATTCTTACCCCTTGGTGTAACTGAATTTCTCGATAACGTACAGTCTGATCAATATTATCTTCGTACTAGAATAGACATAGGTAAATGTTCAAACTAGTTGTGACATATGGATAATGTGACGAGaaagatataagataaataaaaactgcTCGAATACGCATGGCATAAAGtgtaaatatatctgaaaaaaatagtgttataaaaatcgttattaatattttgaattttttgatagaatctttattaaagaatcaatCGTCTTTCTTATATGGTCGAAAACCCGCTGGAACTGTGCCCGTTTATGCTCTTGTGAAAAACTGCGTTTCCAGAGATGCCTGGTTACACATGAAGAAAACTAAACACACGTCAAAGAGCGAACGGAATATGCTGCTACAGGATTCTGGACTTTTATCTCAACGACAATCTAATGATGCCAATGATATaagaatacatattaaattgcgAGAACGAATGCAACAGGTatacaatataagaataagTGCGACTTTCTTTCACATTGTCTTTTTGGaaatttccaaatattaaattttaaattgtatttttttaccttataaaaaaaaaatattctaaaaaatttgttttaccgTTTCTTATAAAGttttgttctctttttcttccatgtaaaattaatcttagaTGAAATCAGAGGCGCAATTCGAAAAAGTCAGAGAGGAAAGTGGATGTCGAAAAGTGCACTTTCACGTGACCTATTGGATGTTCTATCCATTTAGCGAGGGAAAAACGATCTGCGTACTAGATCTTGGATTATTCGGCAGCTGGCCGATACCTACCATGGGTGGCGTATGCATAGGCACTCTCAAAGAATACGGCAGTCACATCGGAGATTGGGAACATATGAGTCTTTATTTTAAGGTAAACTCTacttttttcaacaattctgCAAAACTGCAAAAGTAAACTATTctgctcttttatttttaccgtataattgaaataaaatttacaaaatatcccACATATTGTGACtgtaattttattgacatACTTCTGAGCTCAAATAATTCATGTGGCAAACTATAGtgatgtcaaataaaaaattttaaatgttgatATCTGATTGTTATCTAAATTTgtgtttaaaaacaaattaatgtacataaagcgttacaattataaaaatattattaaaactatatctaatataatgagagaaagaaagacagaaataatatcagaatgatatcgcaaaaaaaagttttaata
Protein-coding regions in this window:
- the LOC126850371 gene encoding uncharacterized protein LOC126850371, with amino-acid sequence MTYPGLVLLVGVGIGLATFLYYVFNENREEGQHSYSRNGRPPEDHYENCSWSTPSHKENTFNRRSSSNSLKSKNGREPTTSKDDITYCSICQYALIDSDVIKLYPCKHNFHKDCMNELRRYDPGASCPNCRREIKQAI
- the LOC126850317 gene encoding uncharacterized protein LOC126850317 is translated as MTGLLFVILILTRAVAGFRLPAANEKRMRRLIRDWAPLVWLAPGERFLPLGVTEFLDNVQSDQYYLRTRIDIESLLKNQSSFLYGRKPAGTVPVYALVKNCVSRDAWLHMKKTKHTSKSERNMLLQDSGLLSQRQSNDANDIRIHIKLRERMQQMKSEAQFEKVREESGCRKVHFHVTYWMFYPFSEGKTICVLDLGLFGSWPIPTMGGVCIGTLKEYGSHIGDWEHMSLYFKDNEYPLAMYVSAHDAGAFYRYDPQNGTFVYERQETRKGLFQKPTFPEKVYTADGTHPILFSARGSHGLWTAPGKHKFVRVPRLYDESGFGIAWPTWKKLELLLEENNEPLPGWMTFKGKWGNPSSNCHPLAKLGFNICEFVDGPTGIPMKKFNFRC